Part of the Candidatus Hydrogenedentota bacterium genome, CGAGATTGACCTGTGGCGCGCCGTGGACCCGCTCGTGGAGTTCGCGGGCAAGCTGACCGCCGAGGGCCTGGCCACGGAGGACCAGCTCGCCGAAATCCGCGAGTACGCCGCCCGCAAGGTCACCAAGGCCTGCCGCCTCGCCGCGAGCGACGCGGTCAGCCCGCGCATGGTGCTCACGCCGCACGCCGGCGTGTCGCAGCTGCTCTTCTCCAACGTGGAGGAGAAGGAGCTGCCCGGCCTCGCCCGCAAGGAGGACATGCTTTTGCCCGTGGACGAGAACCCCCGCGCGAAGGCCATCGCCAAGAAGTCCCGCAGCGGCATCGCCGACGACGGCTCGGTCCTCAAGGCGACCAAGGCGGTCACCCTCGGCGAGTCCCTCTTCGAGGTGGTGCTGCACCACTTCGCCAACGACTCCCGCGTCATCGCCTACGGCGAGGAAAACCGCGAGTGGGGCGGCGCCTTCGCCGTGTACCAGACCCTCAGCGAGACCGTCCCCTACCACCGGCTCTTCAACTCGCCCATCTCCGAGGCGGCCATCGTCGGCACGGCGGTCGGCGCGGCCATGGAGGGCGCGCGGCCCCTGGTCGAGCTCATGTACTGCGACTTCATGGGGCGCGCGGGCGACGAGGTGTTCAACCAGATGCCCAAGTGGCAGGCCATGTCGGCGGGCATTCTGAAGCTGCCCATCGTGCTGCGCGTGTCCGTGGGCGCGAAATACGGCGCCCAGCACTCCCAGGACTGGACCGCGCTCTGCGCGCACGTGCCGGGCCTCAAGGTCGTCTTCCCGGCCACGCCGTACAGCGCCAAGGGGCTGCTGGCGTCGGCCATGCGCGGCAGCGACCCCGTCGTCTTCTTCGAGAGCCAGCGCCTGTACAACCAGGTGGAGGTGTTCCAGCCCGGCGGCGTGCCCGCCGGGTACTACACCCTGCCGCTCGGCGAGCCCGCCGTGATGAAGGCCGGCACCGACCTGACCATCCTCACCTTCGGCGCCACGCTCTACCGCGCCATGGACGCCGCGAAACGCTTCGAGCAGGAGTTCGGCGTCAGCGTCGAGGTCATTGACGGGCGCACCCTCGTGCCCTTCAACTACGGGCCCGTTGTCGAGTCACTGAAGAAGACCGGCAAGATCATCGTGGCCAGCGACGCCTGCGAGCGCGGCAGCTACCTGCACACCATCGCCGGGCAGCTCAGCCAGATCGCCTTCGACGAGCTGGACGCCCCGGTGTGCGTCGTCGGCGCACACAACTGGATCGTGCCGCCCGCCGAGATGGAGGGGGCCTACTTCCCGCAGGCCTTCAGCTTCCTCGACGCGTACCACCAGCAGATCCGGCCCCTGCCGGGCTACACGCCGAAGATCGCCCGCACCCCCGAAGAGATGATCGCCCTCAACCGCCAGGGCATCTGACCCCGGCGACATGTTCCCGGGCAACACGGTCCCCCGGAGCGCGCATCCGCCGCTCCGGGGGATGTTCTTTTCCCCCGCGGCCCCCATCGTTCCCCGGGGTCGCAGAGCGCGCGGCGCCTTGGAGTGCGGCAGCCTGCCGCCGCCGTTCTTCGCCCGGGCTTGCCCGCGCGGGTTTACCCCGGTATGCCCCCCGCCTCGCAGCCCAGCCGGTAAAAGGCGGCGCAATGGTCGAGGGAGGCGCGGGGGGGCAGGTTGTTGCCCTCCTGGAGAATGAAGCGGCCGCCCTGGAGGATGCCGGACGCGAGGATGCGGCGCGTCTCCTCCAGCAGCGGCGCGGGGTCCGCCTCCACAAACAGCGGCGCGCGGGGGCCGCCGCTGAGCTGCACCTCCGGGCCCATCTCGGCGCGGAACCGCGCGAAGTCCACGGGGAAGCCCGTGTCGAAGTTGGTGACGTTCAGCTCGTCCCTCAGCACGGGGAAGAGGCGCTGGGCGTTGCCGCAGAGGTGGATGCCGCGCCGGCCCGCGGGGCAGAGGGCGTCATAGAGCGCGCGGTGGCGCGGGAGGATGAACTCCCGGTACTGCTCCACGGAGAGCATCTCCACCGAGTCGTCGGCCGTCAGGTAGTCGTCCCACACCGGCGGCAGGCCGAGATACCCGCGCCATGCGCGGATGCGGGCGATGACCGCCTCCGTGACGAAGTCCAGCAGCTCGCCCGCGTAGTCCGGGTCCGTCAGGAGGTCCATGCAGGCCTCCGTCGGCCCGCGCAGGCTGGCGGCGGCCGTGAAGGCCCCGTCGAAGTTGACGAAGGGCGCGTGGGGCATGACCTCCACGGGCCGCCCGAGAAAGGTCCAGCCGGCGCGGCTCCTCCGCTGGAAATGCTCCAGGAAGCGCAGGGCGCGCTCCGCCCACTCCCCGCCGAAGGGGTCCGGAATCCCCCGGTCGAAGAGCGCCCGCTTGGTGTCCTCCCCAAGCAGGGGCGCGGCGTAGGGCACCTGGTCCGCGTGGTACTCCACGGGTGCGCCAAACCACGCGGCGTCGTAGACGTTCTCGAAGTCCACATGAACCCGCCACACCTCCGGCAGTCCCTTCTCGTGGTCGCCGGGGAGCAGGAAGCGGACCCAGTAGTTCCACTCCAGCACCGCCTGCCCCATGAGGTCGGGGTCCGTCATGTAGTCGCGGTAGGAGACTCCCCGCGTGTTGTGGCGCGGGTCCAGCAGGAGCATGCGCGGGTTGGTGTTCAGCCGCACGGGCGCGCGGGGGTTCGTGTTTTTCGCAAAGGCGTCCCACAGCGCGCGGGACCGCTCGTTGTGCGCCGTGAAATCGCGGGCCGGGGGTTCCGGCAGGGCAAACAGGCGGATGCCGTCGTCCATGGAAGCGGGTGTCCTTTCGGCGTGGTCCGGGGAAAAGCCTACCAGAGCGCCCTTCCCCCGCTCCAGCGTCCCTCTGATCGCCGGACAAGCGACGGCCCATGCGTCCGCTCCAGGGCGCGGCAAGCGGCGCCCCTGCATGCCTGCCCCTTGGGTATGCGGACGTAGGGGCGCCGCTTGCCGCGCCCTCTTCTTCCTGAGGGTTCGCATGACGCACCTGATCCCGTCCCCCGCCCTTCCGCCGCTCCAGCGCCCCCCGGGGCTTGAAAAAAGGGCCCCCACAACCTATAGTAGATTGATTGCGGGCCGGGGTGTGTCCGTTCCTCCCGGTCCGCGCGGGCACAGCACAGGAAAGGGCCGCGAGATGGACAGCAAAGAGACGCAGGACCGGGGATGGGGCACGCGCCGGGATTTCATCAAGACGACGGGCGCGCTCACGGCGGGACTGGCGCTGGGCGGCCACACGATGGCGCGGGCCGCCGCGGAGACGCTGGCGGTGAACGGCGGGCCGAAGGCGGTGACGGCGCCGCACACGGACGGCACCACCTGGCCGCGCTACGGCAAGGAGGAGGAGGAGGCCATCCTCAAGATGCTCCACGCGCCGAACTACGACCCCCTGCGCGAGCTGGAGAGCGACTGGAAGGCGTTCCTCGGCGTCCCGTACGCCATGGCGCACTGCAACGGGACGTCGGCCCTCGCGTCCATGTTCTGCGCGCTGAACCTGCCGCCGGGCAGCGAGATCATGGTGCCCAGCTACACCTTTTTCGCCACCATCATGCCCATGCGCTTCTTCGGGCTGGTGCCGGTGTTCGTGGACATCAACCCGCGCACGCTGAACTTCGACCTGGAGGACGCCAAGAAGCGGCTCACGCCGAACACCAAGGCCGTGCTGCCGGTCCACTGGATCGGCCTGCCGGCGGACATGGACGCCATCTGCGAATGGGCGGAGGAGAAGGGGCTCATCGTGCTGGAGGACGCGGCCCACGCCCACGGCGCGAAGTTGAAGGACAAGTACATGGGCACCTGGGGCCGCATGTCCATTTTCAGTTACCAGATGAGCAAGCCCCTGCCGATGATCGAGGGCGGCATGGGCGTGTACCAGTCCAAGGAGGACTACGAGCGGGCGACGGCGCTGGGCAACTACGACCTGCCGGGCGTGGACCCCGACGGCCCCTACTGGAAGTACAAGAGCTCCGGCCTCGGCCTCAAGTTCCGCATGCACCCCTTCTCCGCCGCCCTCGGCCGCTGCCAGCTCAAGGGCCTGGAGGACCGCAACGAGGCGGGGGCGAAACAGGTGCGGCGGCTAAACGACGCCCTGACGCAGCTCCCCGGCCTCTACGAGCAGACCAGCGGCCGCAAGGACATGCGGCGGCTTTACTACGCGTGGAACATGCTGTCCGTGGACGAGAAGGAGGCGGGCGCGTCCCGCGCGGCGCTCGTGAAGGCGCTGGCGGCGGAGGGCGTGAGCGCGTCGGCGCACTACTACACCCTCCAGCACGAGCTGGCGGTCTACCGCGAGCCGGAGTGGTGGCACCACCTCCCCGTGATCCCCGAGTTGCCCGGCAGCACGGCGGCGAACAACACGGGCATCGCCCTGCCGTACTTCACGCGGGAGATGCCGGAGCTGGTGGACCAGTACATCGCGGCCTTCGAGAAGGTCTGGGCGCACCGGAAAGAACTGACCGCCTGAGCGGGAACAACAGGAGAAGCGGGAAGATGGGCAGGATGCGGTTTGTGCTGTGCCTGGCGGCGGTGCTGGCGTGCGGGCTGGCGGCGGCGGCGGACGATGCGGCGCCGA contains:
- a CDS encoding aminotransferase class I/II-fold pyridoxal phosphate-dependent enzyme, coding for MDSKETQDRGWGTRRDFIKTTGALTAGLALGGHTMARAAAETLAVNGGPKAVTAPHTDGTTWPRYGKEEEEAILKMLHAPNYDPLRELESDWKAFLGVPYAMAHCNGTSALASMFCALNLPPGSEIMVPSYTFFATIMPMRFFGLVPVFVDINPRTLNFDLEDAKKRLTPNTKAVLPVHWIGLPADMDAICEWAEEKGLIVLEDAAHAHGAKLKDKYMGTWGRMSIFSYQMSKPLPMIEGGMGVYQSKEDYERATALGNYDLPGVDPDGPYWKYKSSGLGLKFRMHPFSAALGRCQLKGLEDRNEAGAKQVRRLNDALTQLPGLYEQTSGRKDMRRLYYAWNMLSVDEKEAGASRAALVKALAAEGVSASAHYYTLQHELAVYREPEWWHHLPVIPELPGSTAANNTGIALPYFTREMPELVDQYIAAFEKVWAHRKELTA
- a CDS encoding dehydrogenase, whose translation is MPKKIMVVPEKVRQHATLKIREIPVNAYKSTVSDEIKSGSDVTLETCLRVYRDMALIREFETMLDNIKKLGAYRGIEYSHAGPAHLSIGQEGAAVGEALHLTVDDHVYGSHRSHGEFIAKGLRAVQDLAGGGLEGIMTSYFGGATLKVVEANEPDWTGLSLTPAGKKKPALATGESEERGVDFLLYGLLAEIFARETGFNKGMGGSMHAFFPPFGVYPANAIVGGSADIATGAALYKRIAGLKGIAVANIGDASIGCGPVWEALGFASMAQFKTLWPEVARGGLPIIYNFMDNFYGMGGQPIGETAGFDRLARVGAALNPENMHAEVVDGNNPLALADAYRRKLEVIKKGDGPVFLDVLCYRQSGHSPSDQSAYRERDEIDLWRAVDPLVEFAGKLTAEGLATEDQLAEIREYAARKVTKACRLAASDAVSPRMVLTPHAGVSQLLFSNVEEKELPGLARKEDMLLPVDENPRAKAIAKKSRSGIADDGSVLKATKAVTLGESLFEVVLHHFANDSRVIAYGEENREWGGAFAVYQTLSETVPYHRLFNSPISEAAIVGTAVGAAMEGARPLVELMYCDFMGRAGDEVFNQMPKWQAMSAGILKLPIVLRVSVGAKYGAQHSQDWTALCAHVPGLKVVFPATPYSAKGLLASAMRGSDPVVFFESQRLYNQVEVFQPGGVPAGYYTLPLGEPAVMKAGTDLTILTFGATLYRAMDAAKRFEQEFGVSVEVIDGRTLVPFNYGPVVESLKKTGKIIVASDACERGSYLHTIAGQLSQIAFDELDAPVCVVGAHNWIVPPAEMEGAYFPQAFSFLDAYHQQIRPLPGYTPKIARTPEEMIALNRQGI